The nucleotide sequence GGACGTAATTTCCCCCTACTCCATGCTGTGGTGGTTGTTGCAATTGTGAATGATAACTTTCACCACTATCAAATGTCCCCAAACCCATACAAGGTGCCATCTCACCTCCTTGACCGCCTGAAGGTGCACCCATGTGGCCAAACACTCCACTTCCACTGACGTTACCGCCGTAGGGTGCTGCAGCCGCAACAGGTTCAATCCCAGCAGCAGCATTGTATCTTAGTTGCTGTTCTCGGAATGCCACAGCAGCAGCAAGTTGTTGGGCCTCCAACAACTCTTGTTGCCCTGGGTCCGCTTGCGGGACAGCACCACCACCACCCAATGACCCATTATACTGGATAGCTGGCTTAAAAAAAGGTTCATCATCTGGGCCGTCCGATAGGCCCAAATGGACTGAAGAGTGTACAACATTTGGATCGTAGAATGGGTTTAAATGGGCTGAATACTGTACAATATTGGAGCAGCAGGAAGGGCCTAAATGGGCGGGAGATGAAGATAGAGGCTTTTCCTGAGGGTTGAATGGACCTTGAATGGCTTGCGGGTTGATGTAGGCGCTAAGTTCTCTCTTGGCGTTTTCGAGGACGGCACGTCTCTGGCGGAGGAGCTGCTGGAGGATGGAGACTTGGAAGGTGCAGCCATAGACCGGGTTGCGAAGGCGTGCCTTCGCCTGGAACGCAAGGGACTTCACCGCATCCTCGCGCTGG is from Arachis ipaensis cultivar K30076 chromosome B01, Araip1.1, whole genome shotgun sequence and encodes:
- the LOC107647307 gene encoding LOB domain-containing protein 6-like isoform X2; translated protein: MYAEKDKKERRMSSTPTPCAACKFLRRKCTPECIFAPYFPANNPERFECVHRVFGASNVGKILNELPPSQREDAVKSLAFQAKARLRNPVYGCTFQVSILQQLLRQRRAVLENAKRELSAYINPQAIQGPFNPQEKPLSSSPAHLGPSCCSNIVQYSAHLNPFYDPNVVHSSVHLGLSDGPDDEPFFKPAIQYNGSLGGGGAVPQADPGQQELLEAQQLAAAVAFREQQLRYNAAAGIEPVAAAAPYGGNVSGSGVFGHMGAPSGGQGGEMAPCMGLGTFDSGESYHSQLQQPPQHGVGGNYVLATQHHYPLEGQLLLPSEHQALPLTLQQQQQLELQVLQQQLELQLLQQQQQLELQLLQQQQEQQQLQQLSESEDK
- the LOC107647307 gene encoding LOB domain-containing protein 6-like isoform X3 is translated as MSSTPTPCAACKFLRRKCTPECIFAPYFPANNPERFECVHRVFGASNVGKILNELPPSQREDAVKSLAFQAKARLRNPVYGCTFQVSILQQLLRQRRAVLENAKRELSAYINPQAIQGPFNPQEKPLSSSPAHLGPSCCSNIVQYSAHLNPFYDPNVVHSSVHLGLSDGPDDEPFFKPAIQYNGSLGGGGAVPQADPGQQELLEAQQLAAAVAFREQQLRYNAAAGIEPVAAAAPYGGNVSGSGVFGHMGAPSGGQGGEMAPCMGLGTFDSGESYHSQLQQPPQHGVGGNYVLATQHHYPLEGQLLLPSEHQALPLTLQQQQQLELQVLQQQLELQLLQQQQQLELQLLQQQQEQQQLQQLSESEDSKSVGPS
- the LOC107647307 gene encoding LOB domain-containing protein 6-like isoform X1, whose protein sequence is MYAEKDKKERRMSSTPTPCAACKFLRRKCTPECIFAPYFPANNPERFECVHRVFGASNVGKILNELPPSQREDAVKSLAFQAKARLRNPVYGCTFQVSILQQLLRQRRAVLENAKRELSAYINPQAIQGPFNPQEKPLSSSPAHLGPSCCSNIVQYSAHLNPFYDPNVVHSSVHLGLSDGPDDEPFFKPAIQYNGSLGGGGAVPQADPGQQELLEAQQLAAAVAFREQQLRYNAAAGIEPVAAAAPYGGNVSGSGVFGHMGAPSGGQGGEMAPCMGLGTFDSGESYHSQLQQPPQHGVGGNYVLATQHHYPLEGQLLLPSEHQALPLTLQQQQQLELQVLQQQLELQLLQQQQQLELQLLQQQQEQQQLQQLSESEDSKSVGPS